A genomic region of Brevibacillus sp. JNUCC-41 contains the following coding sequences:
- a CDS encoding Ger(x)C family spore germination protein: MKIRLILIILASFLMTACGVEKQILEDILIAEVVGYDDAEGKKIKGTVVVSVPQPGKEANLGKEVYEAVSHDIKAARQQKNAKTPYPIVGGRLTVILYGEELAGNGLNDYVDTYRRDPMVGRNLYLAVVHGKAEDVVKMEPKLIKTPGVQVKELIEQNIKTNLPNVDLHRYLYACHGKGIDPVLPLLETAGDQIRVKGIALFKKDRYIGKYIPYEDGFLFKVLTENFRMGSYEIKWKENDFTDINNVESRVHYHISDANQDPKVRIEVKLKASLLEVQGYDLGKAVDLNKIEARAEHVIGKKLNEMVAMFQENNIDPIAIGDHAKSSTRNFDQEHWEKAYPYIPIEVDLDIEMIQTGIAE, translated from the coding sequence GTGAAAATCCGACTTATCTTGATAATATTGGCAAGTTTCCTGATGACGGCTTGCGGCGTGGAAAAACAAATATTAGAAGATATTTTAATTGCTGAAGTCGTAGGTTATGATGATGCCGAAGGCAAAAAGATCAAAGGTACGGTCGTTGTCAGCGTGCCTCAGCCTGGGAAGGAAGCAAATCTAGGTAAAGAAGTATATGAAGCGGTCTCCCATGATATAAAGGCAGCCCGTCAGCAGAAAAATGCAAAAACGCCATACCCGATTGTCGGTGGTAGACTGACGGTTATTCTCTATGGTGAAGAATTGGCAGGCAATGGGTTGAATGATTATGTCGATACATATAGGCGTGACCCAATGGTGGGAAGGAATTTGTATTTAGCGGTCGTTCATGGCAAAGCGGAGGATGTAGTTAAAATGGAGCCGAAGTTGATTAAAACTCCAGGGGTTCAAGTGAAAGAACTGATCGAACAGAATATAAAGACTAATTTGCCTAATGTGGATCTTCACAGGTATTTATATGCGTGTCATGGTAAAGGAATCGATCCGGTCTTGCCCTTATTGGAAACGGCAGGGGACCAAATAAGGGTAAAAGGGATCGCCCTGTTTAAAAAGGATCGTTATATTGGTAAATATATTCCATATGAGGACGGATTTTTATTTAAAGTCCTTACTGAAAACTTTAGGATGGGGAGTTATGAAATTAAATGGAAGGAAAATGATTTTACAGATATCAATAACGTGGAGTCACGTGTCCATTATCATATTTCGGATGCAAATCAAGACCCTAAGGTCAGGATTGAAGTGAAATTAAAAGCGAGTCTGCTGGAGGTCCAAGGCTACGACTTGGGCAAAGCGGTCGACCTGAATAAAATAGAGGCCAGGGCCGAGCATGTCATTGGAAAAAAATTAAATGAGATGGTAGCCATGTTTCAGGAGAACAATATCGATCCGATTGCAATCGGTGATCATGCTAAAAGTAGTACAAGAAATTTCGATCAGGAACATTGGGAGAAGGCATATCCTTATATTCCAATCGAGGTAGATCTGGATATTGAAATGATTCAAACGGGAATAGCTGAATAA
- a CDS encoding glycoside hydrolase family 13 protein, producing the protein MDKAWWKEAVVYQVYPRSFMDSDGDGIGDINGILMKLDYLQELGVNVIWLSPVYQSPNDDNGYDISDYKSIMTEFGTMADFDRLLKAVHERGMKIMMDLVINHSSDEHPWFKESRSSKDNPKRDYYIWKPGRNGKEPNNWESVFKGSAWEYDEGTDEYYLHLFSRKQPDLNWENPKLREEIYSIMTWWLDKGVDGFRMDVINFLSKDQSYSDGAVHHEKQYGDGSPFFLNGPRIHEFLQEINQRALSGHDVITVGEMPGVTPEEAQLFTGKDRGELHMVFQFEHMDLGSGPAGKWSNDKWKLTDLKRILSKWQTGLEGDGWNSLYWNNHDQPRIVSRFGDDGKYRIESAKMLAACLHMLQGTPYIYQGEELGMTNVAFEGIDDYCDIETLNSYEELVNSHGWSKERMMSAIHARSRDNARTPIQWNDSRNAGFTKGTPWIKVNPNFPEINAEKAYNDPNSIFHFYKKLIQIRKKHEIVVYGRFELLWPDDERIFAYTRSFEEEKLLVLCNFKEEDASYTLPEELHAYSATRLIGNYDQEEEGISSKPLRPYECRVYHLK; encoded by the coding sequence ATGGACAAAGCATGGTGGAAAGAGGCAGTTGTGTATCAAGTGTATCCAAGGAGTTTTATGGATAGTGATGGTGATGGGATAGGGGATATAAACGGGATCTTGATGAAACTCGATTATTTACAAGAGCTGGGTGTGAACGTGATATGGCTATCCCCTGTTTATCAATCTCCCAATGATGACAATGGGTACGATATCAGTGATTATAAATCAATCATGACTGAGTTCGGGACCATGGCTGATTTCGATAGGTTGTTGAAGGCGGTTCATGAACGTGGAATGAAGATCATGATGGACCTGGTGATCAACCATTCTTCTGATGAACATCCGTGGTTCAAGGAATCCCGATCCTCAAAAGATAATCCGAAACGCGATTATTATATTTGGAAACCTGGAAGGAATGGAAAGGAACCAAATAATTGGGAATCCGTTTTTAAAGGTTCAGCATGGGAATATGATGAAGGAACCGATGAATATTATTTACATTTATTCAGCAGGAAACAACCGGATTTAAACTGGGAGAACCCTAAGCTCCGTGAAGAGATCTACAGCATCATGACTTGGTGGCTGGATAAGGGTGTCGATGGCTTTCGGATGGATGTCATCAATTTCCTTTCAAAAGATCAAAGCTATTCAGATGGAGCCGTTCATCATGAGAAACAGTATGGCGATGGAAGCCCCTTTTTCCTGAACGGCCCGCGCATACATGAGTTTTTGCAGGAAATCAATCAACGGGCACTTTCTGGACATGACGTGATCACAGTTGGGGAGATGCCAGGCGTCACACCGGAGGAGGCCCAATTGTTCACAGGTAAAGATCGTGGTGAGCTACATATGGTCTTTCAATTCGAACATATGGATTTGGGGAGTGGACCGGCAGGGAAATGGAGTAATGATAAGTGGAAGCTTACCGATTTAAAGCGAATTCTCTCTAAGTGGCAGACTGGTTTGGAGGGGGATGGATGGAACAGTTTATACTGGAACAACCATGATCAGCCCCGGATTGTCTCAAGGTTTGGTGATGATGGAAAGTATCGTATTGAAAGCGCAAAGATGCTTGCAGCTTGCCTTCATATGCTTCAAGGGACACCCTATATATATCAAGGGGAAGAGCTGGGCATGACCAATGTTGCATTTGAGGGCATCGATGATTACTGTGATATCGAAACATTGAATTCATATGAAGAACTCGTCAATTCGCATGGCTGGTCAAAAGAGCGGATGATGTCAGCCATCCACGCCCGAAGCAGGGATAATGCGAGGACACCGATTCAGTGGAATGACTCCCGGAACGCAGGATTCACGAAAGGGACGCCTTGGATTAAGGTTAATCCCAATTTTCCAGAGATTAATGCAGAAAAAGCCTATAATGATCCGAATTCCATTTTTCATTTTTATAAAAAGCTTATCCAAATACGAAAGAAACATGAAATCGTCGTTTATGGCCGTTTTGAACTGCTATGGCCGGATGATGAACGAATATTTGCCTACACGAGATCGTTTGAAGAAGAAAAGCTGTTGGTGCTATGTAACTTTAAAGAAGAGGATGCCTCCTATACTTTGCCTGAAGAGCTGCATGCATATTCAGCCACAAGGCTGATAGGCAATTATGATCAGGAAGAAGAAGGAATCTCCAGCAAACCTCTGCGTCCATATGAATGCCGTGTTTATCATTTGAAATGA